Proteins from one Vicia villosa cultivar HV-30 ecotype Madison, WI unplaced genomic scaffold, Vvil1.0 ctg.000540F_1_1, whole genome shotgun sequence genomic window:
- the LOC131629264 gene encoding uncharacterized protein LOC131629264, with the protein MVSLHQALTMTPKKESPTDFEASQKKRKWDHSLSHHEFFKDHQTHDHPKTTKSIFDIELHLNTPLPSDKWQQYLTLQSHLCNTKMNMKTQETKKEWLLPEKSSMGQISLDLELNLTSETLKKKEEINYENFEKKKKKDSTTTPSWLSSSDSDGDYKEMIATVCMRCHMLVMLCKSSPSCPNCKFMHPPPDQNPSKFLKRTRFSFLS; encoded by the exons ATGGTTTCACTTCACCAAGCACTCACCATGACTCCAAAAAAAGAATCTCCTACAGATTTTGAAGCTtcacaaaaaaagagaaaatgggATCATTCACTTTCTCATCATGAATTCTTCAAGGATCACCAAACTCATGATCATCCTAAAACAACAAAATCCATCTTTGATATTGAACTTCATCTCAATACACCTTTGCCTTCTGATAAATGGCAACAATATCTCACCCTTCAG TCACATTTGTGTAACACAAAAATGAATATGAAAACTCAAGAAACAAAGAAGGAATGGCTTTTACCTGAAAAATCATCAATGGGTCAAATAAGCTTAGACCTAGAGCTTAATTTAACAAGTGAAAcattgaagaaaaaagaagaaatcaattACGAAAATttcgaaaagaagaagaaaaaggattCAACAACAACTCCTTCATGGTTATCTTCATCAGATTCAGATGGAGATTACAAAGAAATGATAGCAACGGTTTGTATGAGGTGTCACATGTTGGTAATGCTTTGCAAATCATCACCTTCTTGCCCTAATTGCAAATTCATGCATCCACCACCAGATCAGAATCCTTCTAAATTCTTGAAGAGAACAAGGTTTAGTTTCTTGTCATAa